A single genomic interval of Daucus carota subsp. sativus chromosome 1, DH1 v3.0, whole genome shotgun sequence harbors:
- the LOC108198050 gene encoding probable inactive purple acid phosphatase 27, giving the protein MEQRVSFKLFIIFLSNIFVLLCLFSTSSSQSPPRVDNLTKSEFANHTAISDFRTINRRSLEECPDPNPYLQIAVSSRNSKLADDEFVTVTITGVLLPSESDWVAMVSPAHSNVTSCPSNAIEYLQTGDYSTLPLLCHYPVKAQYVSSDPGYLGCKKKECKKRDKGGACVVTTCSASLKFHVINIRTDIEFVFFSGGFLTPCILKRSTPRPFANPKIPLYGHLSSIDSTGNSMRVTWVSGDNSPQQVQYGNGKSQISTVTTFSQDDMCSSIPESPAKDFGWHDPGYIHSAVMTGLEPSTTLSYRYGSNSAGWSNYTKFKTPPAGGSDEVRFLAFGDMGKAPRDPSLEHYIQPGSISVVNSLASEVSSGNIDSIFHIGDISYATGFLVEWDFFLHLISPLAAQLSYMTAIGNHERDYIGTGSVYITADSGGECGVPYETYFPMPTSAKDKPWYSIEQGSVHFTVISTEHDWSESSEQYTWMKKDMASVNRTRTPWLIFMGHRPMYSTPGDGLILIPSVDADFVQAVEPLLLSNKVDLALFGHVHNYERTCAVYQGECKAMPKKDGNGVDTYDNSNYKAPVHAIIGMAGFKLDSFSSTADSWSLKRISEFGYVRVQATKTDLNFEYVNANSREVDDRFHITRTRTNKG; this is encoded by the exons ATGGAACAACGAGTCTCGTTTAAACTTTTCATAATTTTCCTCAGTAACATCTTCGTTCTTTTGTGTCTTTTTTCAACTTCTTCTTCTCAATCTCCACCTCGCGTGGATAACTTAACAAAGTCTGAGTTTGCTAACCATACTGCTATATCAGATTTCCGGACTATAAACAGGAGATCATTAGAGGAATGTCCTGATCCCAACCCATATCTTCAAATTGCTGTCAGCTCTAGAAATTCCAAACTTGCTGATGACGAATTCGTTACAGTTACTATAACTGGAGTTTTATTACCATCAGAAAGTGATTGGGTAGCTATGGTATCTCCGGCACATTCTAA TGTGACAAGCTGTCCATCGAATGCCATTGAATACCTGCAAACTGGGGATTACAGTACACTTCCACTTCTCTGCCATTACCCTGTCAAG GCACAGTACGTGAGCAGTGATCCAGGTTACCTTGGATGCAAGAAAAAGGAATGTAAAAAACGAGATAAAGGAGGCGCTTGTGTAGTAACAACCTGCAGCGCTTCACTAAAATTCCATGTTATTAACATCAGAACTGATATTGAGTTTGTCTTCTTTTCTGGAGGATTTCTGACGCCCTGTATTCTTAAACGATCCACGCCTAGGCCTTTTGCAAATCCAAAAATACCGTTGTATGGACATCTTTCAAGCATCGACTCCACAGGAAACTCA ATGAGGGTAACATGGGTCAGTGGAGATAATTCGCCACAGCAAGTTCAGTATGGAAATGGAAAGTCCCAGATATCTACGGTGACTACATTTTCACAAGATGATATGTGTA GTTCTATACCAGAAAGTCCAGCAAAAGATTTCGGATGGCATGATCCAGGTTACATTCATTCAGCAGTCATGACCGGCCTTGAGCCATCCACTACTTTGTCCTACAGATATGGAAG CAACTCAGCTGGTTGGAGTAATTATACAAAGTTCAAGACTCCGCCTGCTGGAGGATCAGATGAAGTCAGATTTCTTGCATTCGGTGACATGGGCAAGGCTCCTCGCGACCCTTCTTTAGAACACTACATCCAG CCAGGTTCAATATCAGTAGTGAACTCCCTGGCAAGCGAAGTATCATCAGGAAATATAGATTCAATATTTCACATTGGAGACATAAGCTATGCAACTGGATTTCTTGTAGAATGGGACTTCTTTCTTCACCTTATAAGTCCCCTTGCTGCTCAGCTTTCTTATATGACAGCTATCGGAAACCATGAAAG GGATTACATAGGCACTGGATCCGTTTACATAACCGCAGACTCAGGAGGAGAATGTGGAGTTCCCTATGAGACTTATTTCCCGATGCCAACGTCTGCAAAGGATAAGCCATGGTATTCCATTGAACAAGGAAGTGTTCACTTCACTGTCATTTCAACTGAGCATGACTGGTCCGAAAGCTCAGAACAG taTACTTGGATGAAGAAGGACATGGCATCCGTGAATCGGACCAGAACACCCTGGCTAATTTTCATGGG GCACAGGCCAATGTACTCTACCCCAGGCGACGGATTGATACTCATTCCAAGCGTCGACGCGGATTTTGTGCAAGCAGTGGAGCCTCTGCTGCTATCTAACAAG GTTGATCTGGCTCTGTTCGGGCACGTACATAACTACGAGAGAACATGCGCGGTTTATCAAGGAGAATGCAAAGCAATGCCTAAGAAAGATGGGAATGGAGTGGATACATATGATAATTCCAACTACAAAGCACCTGTTCATGCCATTATTGGAATGGCTGGCTTCAAGTTGGATTCATTTTCATCTACT GCTGATAGTTGGAGCTTAAAGCGAATTTCAGAATTTGGGTACGTAAGAGTCCAAGCAACAAAGACAGACTTAAACTTCGAG